The following proteins are co-located in the Rippkaea orientalis PCC 8801 genome:
- a CDS encoding DNA-processing protein DprA — translation MLSPDTQAILLLCASFGQNRQTEPFPLTLGEYNTLAGWLRAENMFPQDLLNPNFISRLSQLTIGKLDSKRLVALLQRGGLLALTVEKWLNQGLWIISRGDADYPLRLKQQLKYLAPPILYGIGNKDLLSKGGLAVVGSRNVDQEGLDYTYHVVEACAEQNIQVISGGAKGVDQASMLGTLKVGGTVIGVLANNLLKASVDGKYRTSIKEGKLTLISAVDPNASFHVGNAMRRNKYIYALANYGLVISADYNTGGTWAGATEALNTIKDVPILVRIQGTISEGNQHLLKQGAKPFPETPWNRPIKELIETTVSEYKSIEFRQNNTQLNLFSQDNHSVVSDNKDELTPQDPDISSRDDALKSASERLYYAVLPIILQELNQPQDPKSLATNLDVQVGQLSKWLKKAVTDKKVIKQTKNNQVIYKSNKV, via the coding sequence ATGCTTTCCCCTGACACTCAAGCTATTTTACTTCTTTGTGCAAGTTTTGGTCAAAATCGTCAAACCGAACCCTTTCCTTTAACTCTTGGTGAATATAATACCCTTGCTGGTTGGTTAAGAGCAGAAAATATGTTTCCTCAAGACCTACTTAACCCTAATTTTATCAGTCGTCTTTCTCAGTTAACCATAGGTAAATTAGATTCTAAACGATTAGTTGCATTGCTACAAAGAGGGGGATTATTAGCTTTGACTGTTGAAAAATGGCTTAATCAAGGTTTATGGATTATTAGTCGTGGAGATGCTGACTATCCCCTGCGATTAAAACAACAATTAAAATATTTAGCTCCTCCTATTTTATATGGAATTGGGAACAAAGATTTATTATCAAAAGGGGGGTTAGCTGTTGTTGGTTCTCGTAATGTGGATCAAGAAGGATTAGACTATACTTATCACGTTGTAGAAGCTTGTGCAGAACAAAATATTCAAGTGATTTCAGGAGGTGCAAAAGGGGTTGATCAAGCTTCGATGTTAGGAACGTTAAAAGTAGGAGGTACAGTGATTGGCGTATTAGCTAATAACTTACTTAAAGCATCTGTTGATGGAAAATATCGTACCAGTATTAAAGAAGGAAAACTAACTTTAATTTCTGCGGTTGATCCTAATGCTTCCTTTCATGTTGGTAACGCTATGAGACGTAATAAATATATCTATGCTTTGGCTAATTATGGGTTAGTTATTAGTGCTGACTATAACACAGGTGGAACATGGGCAGGAGCAACAGAAGCTTTAAATACAATTAAGGATGTCCCTATTTTAGTGCGAATACAGGGAACAATATCAGAAGGCAATCAACATTTATTAAAACAAGGTGCAAAACCTTTTCCTGAAACTCCTTGGAATCGTCCGATTAAAGAATTAATTGAAACTACTGTATCAGAATATAAAAGCATAGAATTTCGTCAAAATAATACTCAATTGAATTTATTTAGTCAGGATAATCATTCTGTTGTTTCTGACAATAAAGATGAACTTACACCGCAAGATCCTGATATCTCTTCCCGTGATGATGCTTTGAAATCGGCCTCAGAAAGACTTTATTATGCTGTTTTACCTATCATTCTTCAAGAACTAAACCAACCACAAGATCCGAAATCTTTAGCAACTAATCTAGATGTTCAAGTTGGTCAACTAAGCAAATGGCTAAAAAAAGCAGTTACAGATAAAAAAGTTATCAAACAGACTAAAAATAACCAAGTTATTTATAAATCAAATAAAGTATAA
- the tuf gene encoding elongation factor Tu: protein MARAKFERTKPHVNIGTIGHVDHGKTTLTAAITMTLAAQGKAKARNYEDIDAAPEEKARGITINTAHVEYETDSRHYAHVDCPGHADYVKNMITGAAQMDGGILVVSAADGPMPQTREHILLAKQVGVPNLVVFLNKQDMVDDEELLELVELEVRELLTEYGFDGDNIPIVAGSALQAVEALKANPKIAKGDNEWTDKILALMDEVDAYIPEPEREIDKPFLMAVEDVFSISGRGTVATGRIERGKVKVGETVEIVGIRATSSTTVTGVEMFQKTLEEGLAGDNVGLLLRGVKKEDIERGMVIAKPGSITPHTQFEGEVYVLTKEEGGRHTPFFKNYKPQFYVRTTDVTGSIVDYTSDEGETVEMVMPGDRIKMTVELINPIAIEQGMRFAIREGGRTIGAGVVSKILK from the coding sequence ATGGCACGCGCAAAATTTGAACGGACAAAACCTCACGTTAACATCGGGACCATCGGTCACGTTGACCACGGGAAAACTACCTTGACGGCAGCTATTACCATGACCTTAGCTGCTCAGGGTAAAGCCAAAGCTCGTAACTACGAAGACATTGATGCGGCTCCCGAAGAAAAAGCACGGGGGATTACCATCAATACCGCTCACGTTGAATACGAAACCGATAGCCGTCACTACGCCCACGTAGACTGCCCTGGACACGCTGACTACGTTAAGAACATGATCACCGGAGCAGCCCAAATGGACGGCGGTATCTTAGTGGTATCGGCTGCCGATGGCCCCATGCCCCAAACCCGTGAACATATTCTGTTGGCTAAACAGGTTGGGGTTCCTAATCTGGTGGTCTTCCTCAACAAGCAAGATATGGTCGATGACGAAGAACTGTTAGAACTCGTTGAACTTGAAGTTCGTGAACTGCTCACTGAGTATGGGTTTGATGGAGACAATATTCCCATTGTGGCTGGTTCAGCCCTGCAAGCGGTAGAAGCCCTCAAAGCCAATCCTAAAATTGCCAAAGGGGATAATGAATGGACTGATAAAATCCTTGCCCTGATGGATGAAGTGGATGCTTATATCCCTGAACCCGAACGGGAAATCGATAAGCCCTTTTTGATGGCAGTAGAAGACGTTTTCTCTATCTCTGGTCGGGGAACCGTTGCTACTGGACGGATTGAACGGGGTAAAGTCAAAGTGGGCGAAACCGTCGAAATCGTCGGTATTCGTGCTACCAGCAGCACCACCGTTACCGGGGTAGAAATGTTCCAAAAAACCCTCGAAGAAGGACTCGCCGGGGACAACGTGGGACTGCTCCTACGGGGGGTTAAAAAGGAAGATATTGAACGGGGAATGGTTATTGCTAAACCGGGTTCAATCACTCCTCACACCCAGTTTGAAGGGGAAGTGTATGTGCTGACCAAAGAAGAAGGGGGTCGTCATACTCCTTTCTTCAAGAACTATAAACCTCAGTTCTATGTCCGTACCACCGATGTAACCGGAAGTATTGTTGACTATACGTCTGATGAAGGGGAAACCGTGGAAATGGTTATGCCTGGCGACCGGATTAAAATGACCGTGGAATTGATTAACCCCATTGCGATTGAGCAAGGAATGCGCTTTGCGATTCGTGAAGGTGGCCGTACCATCGGTGCGGGTGTTGTCTCGAAGATTCTGAAGTAG
- the rpsJ gene encoding 30S ribosomal protein S10: protein MATLQQKIRIRLKAFDRRLLDTSCEKIVDTANRTEATAIGPIPLPTKRRIYCVLRSPHVDKDSREHFETRTHRRIIDIYQPSSKTIDALMKLDLPAGVEIEVKL from the coding sequence ATGGCTACACTGCAACAAAAAATTCGGATTCGCTTGAAAGCTTTTGATCGCCGCTTACTCGATACATCTTGTGAGAAAATTGTGGATACGGCTAATCGGACCGAAGCTACCGCCATTGGACCGATTCCTTTACCGACAAAACGACGGATTTATTGTGTTTTGCGATCGCCTCACGTTGATAAAGATTCCCGCGAACACTTTGAAACCCGTACCCATCGCCGCATTATCGATATTTATCAGCCTTCTTCTAAAACCATCGATGCGTTAATGAAACTGGACTTACCCGCAGGGGTTGAGATTGAAGTCAAATTGTAA